One Neodiprion pinetum isolate iyNeoPine1 chromosome 1, iyNeoPine1.2, whole genome shotgun sequence genomic window carries:
- the mRpS24 gene encoding small ribosomal subunit protein uS3m, translating to MALIVSLRNTLPGLEKACIQRQIHVTPVAAKVVAGRYRVTTKRDRPLTYEMANPPHYIAHRKGWNSWNTSNMTDGNRPAETLLEDVFIRRFVTGTWHSLFVSEVIIKRQHNIIRIAGIIRRGIATRKMYFLIGYTEELLSYWLQCPIKLELQTVDDRKDVIFKYI from the exons ATGGCTCTAATAGTGAGCCTCCGCAAT ACACTTCCAGGGTTAGAAAAAGCATGCATCCAAAGACAAATCCACGTGACACCAGTTGCTGCAAAAGTAGTGGCAGGCAGATATCGAGTGACGACGAAGCGGGACAGGCCACTCACCTATGAGATGGCCAATCCTCCTCACTACATCGCTCACAGGAAGGGGTGGAATTCGTGGAACACTT CAAACATGACTGATGGTAACAGACCGGCAGAAACTTTACTTGAAGACGTCTTCATCCGTCGTTTTGTAACAGGAACATGGCATTCATTATTTGTCAGCGAAGTTATTATCAAACGCCAGCATAACATAATTAGAATTGCTGGAATCATTCGACGAGGCATCGCTACCAGGAAGATGTATTTTCTAATTGGTTACACAGAGGAACTCCTCAGTTATTGGCTCCAATGCCCAATTAAATTAGAGCTTCAAACTGTAGATGACAGGAAAGAtgtgattttcaaatatatttaa